From Anopheles coluzzii chromosome 3, AcolN3, whole genome shotgun sequence, the proteins below share one genomic window:
- the LOC120957046 gene encoding fatty acid synthase-like yields the protein MHPSTSSTSSATTAAAAAPGTKCTPITADESIVISGIAGKYPRSDSVEHFADNLYNKVDLVDDKEDRWRHLYAGIPKRLGKLNKLGKFDAEFFGSGFQETHTMDPQQRLLLEHCYEALLDAGLHPDDIRGTRTGVFVGVSIAETEIYWTYKKTKSPYNRSILGFVRSMLATKIAYALDLKGPSMAVDTACSSSMYALDWACKAIRQGQCDAAIVAGTNLTLHPYITLQFALLGVLAADGYCRPFDKNASGYSRSEANAVILLQKAKDAKRIYAHVVNTKTNCDGYKLEGITFPSNKIQKQLLDELYSEVPYDPKDISYVEAHSTGTVVGDPEECDAIEKVFCPDRTEPLLVGSVKSNIGHSEAAAGICSVTKCVIAMQNRIIPPNINYTEPRTDVPSLLNGKLKVVDQCTPLGGPLVAVNSFGFGGANAHALLHNCTKQKINGGYPKDELPRLVVWSGRTIEAVDHFLDSLKGKSYDAEFYALTHNIQRSEIPKMTTKGYAIFGGRQDGTAELLYKAASNKIPKKYKLPPVTLAFGQLEGNWKATVQAFNQFPEFANGIAECLQAIKDCGFDAFDQTMQANDPIQHILWTFMAQVGVYRLLTASGVTIDQYAGYAVGQITCAYLDGVLSLHDALRVAYAHGYIIRAHHTEKSANYGSGVSSNKQLTVKLATALKPLRLQAATPKWFNPCQLKTFEMYDPKVMTTLFHTLGANEAIVLQPLNASKDVLMHFLKSLGEVFLKGHPVNLLPVYPAIQFPVSQGTGMISSLLEWDHSADWHVTNFRTTRMVDQSTSEYTISLSEQDYISGHCIDGRILIPATGYLFYVWDSFSGRMGIIPEEMPVEFSDIEFLRATTLVGDQQVTLTVDLNEVTGSFEVSEGTALVVKGRIQALTNYTPPETKHRQSDAVMMPSKDFYKELRLRGYHYGGYFKSVMESRADGSYAKIEWKYNWTALLDCILQVAIIAVDSRSLVIPTRIESIKIDPIQHKLTDQATGNEVPSYNVCFDPDLNLLQCGAIEIRGLNASTIARRLPPGVPVLESYKFHPYYPQHTMAPSSAVSTIVQTILENQATIFFTVTEIHSKTRDPIISLFGDAIGDLPLVKAHLTLLSTAKPEPIPNVTISEDKLMKQRNVLLLICENLFADDEFISDAINCLSDQGFILLRESPEYRLQDGHRRLQLVSTMSIEGETFLLLQQKKSAMNTSVDAHVIKVCSNDTTHNWLLELKQEVKTKPVILYAQNDPSSGIIGLVNCIRKEPNIQTVSCFFIDDPSAPAFDASKPFYKEQIELGLAINVYREGQWGSYRHFKLQEEPRYEPATKHCFANCVKPGDLSSFTWMVGPLSEQPPSSPLARVVYSSLNFKDVMIATGRLTVETFCTDRLQQECILGFEYSGVTTTGKRVMGIIGAGSMATIVESDPIFTLDVPDNISLEQAATIPTVYTTVYASFFVCAQIRKGNSILIHAGTGGVGLAAIRVCLAYGLEVFTTVSTKEKRDFLLSYFPDLNPNNIGNSRDISFETLIKERTNGRGVDFVLNSLSEEKLQASIRCLARGGHFLEIGKYDMMKDSKIAMTFFQRGITFTAVLVDLLFQEKRDLLLELHKLIMKDLGKGIIQPLPTTVFQAHEIEQAFRYLATAKHIGKVVLKIRDNEDDLASVPISYLPRVYCNPEQSFVIAGGLGGFGLELADWLIIRGCRKLLLSSSRGITKPYQQYRINTWRTYGVQVTISTEDISTYDGCRRLLQQAIQMGPIAGIFNLAVQLRDAIIENQSVDKFAECLAPKAIATHHLDALSRELCPMLKHFVVFSSVSCGRGNAGQSNYGMANSIMERIIEHRVAHGLPGKAIQWGAIGEVGIVADMQEDKIDMEIGGTLQQRLSSCIQVLDQLLTTSEPIVASMVVAEKRSSSGGAKNIVEAVMNIMNIRDMKSVSVESTLADIGMDSLMAVEIRQVLERDFDIILTPQDLRTLTFSKLQKLADAKTESETAEATTQQLQLQDLLASFGDETASHHTVLRLPSKCNDLEYDRPVLIIPGIESVSSPAWTKIASEINAPTFVLQTFAKGSDEQTIPGIVDSVFDEMFETVFAKAEQFLVIGYSFGALLALEVVKRLEARSLRGKLMLIDGSPLYLQRFASHHLSGFDDEHLQMAILTLVLRFSLPSVSNEILSSIMGEATYENRVTKMLDIGRESNPFSEEYTRKMMRVLLFRLKAAMNMSTEVKEKLASPLVLVRSGTIGDIEEDYGLTEFTSSSMIVKIIDGTHQTMLANMELLEIINKDTL from the exons ATGCATCCAAGCACCTCTTCTACGTCGTCTGCAACtacagcagctgcagcagctcctGGCACGAAATGTACTCCCATCACTGCGGACGAATCGATCGTGATCAGTGGCATTGCGGGGAAGTATCCGCGCTCGGACAGTGTGGAACATTTTGCCGACAATCTGTACAATAAG GTGGATCTGGTGGACGATAAGGAAGATCGCTGGCGACATCTGTACGCGGGTATTCCGAAGCGTCTCGGCAAGCTGAACAAGCTCGGCAAGTTCGATGCGGAGTTCTTCGGCAGTGGCTTCCAGGAAACGCACACGATGGATCCGCAGCAGCGTTTGCTGCTTGAGCACTGCTACGAGGCGCTGCTCGATGCGGGCCTTCATCCGGACGATATACGCGGTACGCGCACGGGCGTGTTTGTCGGCGTGTCGATTGCGGAGACGGAGATCTACTGGACGTACAAGAAGACGAAGTCGCCGTACAACCGATCCATCCTGGG ATTTGTCCGAAGCATGCTAGCGACGAAGATTGCATACGCTTTGGATCTGAAGGGACCCTCGATGGCGGTCGATACGGCATGCAGCAGCTCCATGTACGCTCTCGATTGGGCCTGCAAAGCCATCCGTCAAGGGCAGTGTGATGCCGCCATTGTAGCCGGAACCAATCTGACACTGCATCCCTACATTACGCTTCAGTTCGCACTGCTCGGCGTACTGGCAGCCGATGGGTACTGTCGACCGTTCGATAAGAATGCGTCCGGATATTCCCGTTCGGAGGCCAACGCAGTGATCTTACTCCAGAAAGCGAAGGATGCAAAGCGTATCTACGCTCACGTGGTCAATACGAAAACCAACTGCGATGGGTACAAGCTCGAGGGCATCACTTTCCCTTCGAACAAGATCCAGAAGCAGCTGCTCGATGAGCTCTACTCCGAGGTGCCCTATGACCCGAAAGACATCAGCTACGTGGAAGCGCACAGCACCGGCACCGTAGTTGGTGATCCGGAAGAGTGTGACGCTATCGAGAAGGTGTTCTGTCCGGACCGAACCGAACCACTGCTGGTCGGTTCGGTCAAGTCGAACATTGGCCATTCGGAGGCGGCTGCCGGGATCTGCTCCGTCACAAAGTGTGTCATTGCGATGCAGAACCGTATCATTCCGCCGAACATTAACTACACCGAGCCCCGTACCGATGTGCCCTCGCTGCTGAACGGAAAGCTGAAGGTGGTAGACCAATGCACTCCGCTTGGAGGACCGCTGGTTGCGGTCAATTCGTTCGGCTTCGGAGGAGCAAACGCTCATGCACTGCTGCACAACTGCACGAAGCAAAAGATCAACGGTGGCTACCCAAAGGATGAGTTGCCCAGGCTGGTGGTTTGGAGCGGACGTACGATCGAAGCGGTTGATCATTTTCTCGACAGTTTGAAGGGAAAAAGCTACGATGCTGAGTTTTACGCACTGACGCATAACATTCAGCGCAGCGAAATACCGAAAATGACCACCAAAGGGTACGCCATTTTCGGTGGCCGTCAGGACGGGACTGCTGAGCTGCTGTACAAAGCGGCATCGAATAAGATCCCGAAGAAGTACAAGTTGCCTCCGGTAACGCTTGCATTCGGACAGCTAGAAGGCAACTGGAAGGCAACCGTACAGGCATTCAATCAGTTCCCGGAGTTTGCCAACGGTATTGCGGAATGTCTGCAAGCCATCAAAGACTGTGGATTCGATGCGTTCGATCAGACGATGCAAGCGAACGATCCCATCCAGCACATCCTGTGGACGTTCATGGCCCAGGTAGGAGTGTACCGCTTGTTGACTGCGTCTGGTGTAACGATCGATCAGTACGCTGGCTACGCTGTGGGACAGATCACGTGCGCTTATCTGGATGGAGTACTCTCGCTGCACGACGCATTACGTGTGGCTTACGCCCATGGATATATCATTCGTGCGCATCATACTGAAAAGAGCGCCAATTATGGTAGCGGTGTTTCGTCCAACAAACAGCTTACCGTGAAACTGGCGACAGCGCTGAAGCCTCTGCGCCTGCAAGCCGCCACACCCAAGTGGTTCAATCCATGTCAGCTGAAAACGTTCGAAATGTATGATCCGAAGGTGATGACGACACTGTTCCATACGCTAGGAGCGAATGAAGCTATCGTGTTGCAGCCGTTGAACGCGTCAAAAGATGTCCTCATGCACTTCCTTAAATCCCTTGGCGA AGTGTTCCTTAAAGGTCATCCAGTCAATCTGCTGCCGGTCTACCCGGCGATCCAGTTTCCTGTCTCGCAGGGCACAGGCATGATCTCGTCACTGCTCGAGTGGGACCATTCGGCCGATTGGCACGTCACCAACTTCCGCACGACTCGTATGGTCGATCAAAGCACCTCCGAGTACACGATTTCCCTATCCGAGCAGGACTACATCAGCGGGCACTGCATCGATGGACGAATCCTTATACCGGCCACGGGATATCTGTTCTACGTGTGGGATTCCTTCTCCGGCAGGATGGGCATCATACCCGAGGAGATGCCGGTCGAGTTTTCGGACATCGAGTTTCTGCGTGCGACGACCCTGGTCGGAGATCAGCAGGTGACGCTCACCGTGGATCTGAACGAAGTGACCGGTAGCTTCGAGGTCAGCGAAGGAACGGCTCTCGTGGTGAAGGGACGCATTCAGGCGCTTACTAACTACACGCCACCGGAGACTAAGCACAGGCAGAGCGATGCTGTAATGATGCCTTCGAAAGATTTCTACAAGGAGCTGCGACTGCGTGGCTACCACTATGGTGGATACTTCAAGTCTGTCATGGAGTCGCGTGCCGATGGATCGTACGCCAAAATCGAATGGAAGTACAACTGGACCGCACTGCTCGATTGTATTCTGCAGGTGGCGATCATAGCCGTGGACTCACGATCGCTTGTAATACCTACACGCATTGAGTCGATCAAAATTGATCCCATTCAGCATAAGCTAACGGATCAAGCAACGGGCAATGAGGTCCCCAGCTACAATGTGTGTTTCGATCCCGACCTTAACCTGCTGCAGTGTGGAGCGATAGAGATTCGTGGCCTTAATGCCAGTACCATTGCTCGACGCCTGCCACCCGGTGTTCCTGTGCTTGAGAGCTACAAGTTCCATCCCTACTATCCGCAGCACACGATGGCACCATCGTCGGCTGTTTCCACGATTGTACAGACAATTCTCGAGAACCAGGCCACAATCTTCTTCACTGTTACGGAGATTCACTCCAAAACTAGGGATCCGATCATTTCCCTCTTTGGAGATGCTATCGGTGACCTGCCGTTGGTGAAGGCACACCTTACACTGCTCTCCACTGCAAAGCCTGAGCCTATTCCTAATGTCACGATCTCCGAGGATAAGCTCATGAAGCAAAGAAATGTGCTCCTGCTCATCTGTGAGAACCTCTTCGCTGATGATGAGTTCATCTCTGACGCTATCAACTGTCTTTCCGATCAAGGCTTCATACTGCTGCGCGAGTCTCCAGAATACCGCCTTCAAGACGGCCATCGACGACTTCAACTTGTGAGTACAATGTCGATCGAAGGTGAGactttcctgctgctgcagcaaaagAAGTCCGCCATGAACACTTCCGTCGATGCACACGTCATCAAGGTATGCTCCAATGATACCACACACAATTGGCTGCTGGAGTTGAAACAGGAAGTCAAGACCAAGCCAGTTATTCTCTATGCTCAGAATGATCCTTCCTCGGGCATCATTGGACTGGTGAACTGCATTCGAAAAGAGCCCAACATTCAAACCGTTTCCTGTTTCTTCATTGATGATCCCAGCGCTCCTGCGTTCGATGCATCCAAACCGTTCTACAAAGAACAGATTGAGCTTGGACTTGCGATCAACGTTTATCGCGAAGGCCAATGGGGATCCTATCGTCATTTCAAGCTGCAAGAAGAGCCTCGTTACGAGCCCGCTACCAAACATTGTTTCGCCAATTGTGTCAAGCCTGGTGATCTTTCTTCATTCACATGGATGGTTGGTCCACTGAGCGAACAGCCGCCCTCCAGTCCGCTGGCCAGAGTTGTCTACAGCTCACTGAACTTCAAAGACGTTATGATTGCTACCGGCAGGCTTACGGTTGAAACATTCTGCACTGATCGACTGCAACAAGAGTGCATTCTTGGGTTTGAGTATTCTGGAGTCACCACCACCGGTAAGCGGGTCATGGGAATTATTGGAGCCGGATCAATGGCCACGATCGTCGAAAGCGATCCCATCTTTACCTTGGACGTTCCCGATAACATCTCGTTGGAGCAAGCGGCCACTATTCCTACGGTGTACACTACTGTGTACGCCTCATTCTTCGTTTGTGCACAAATTCGCAAAGGAAACTCTATTCTCATACACGCTGGTACGGGAGGTGTTGGTTTGGCCGCCATCCGTGTTTGTCTAGCTTACGGACTGGAGGTCTTCACTACCGTCAGTACCAAGGAGAAGCGTGACTTCCTGCTGAGCTACTTCCCCGACCTTAACCCCAACAATATCGGAAACTCCAGAGACATCTCCTTTGAAACGCTCATCAAAGAGCGTACCAATGGACGCGGTGTCGACTTTGTCCTCAACTCTTTGTCCGAGGAAAAGCTGCAAGCTTCTATCCGTTGTCTGGCCAGAGGAGGACACTTCCTCGAGATTGGAAAGTATGACATGATGAAGGACTCCAAGATAGCAATGACGTTCTTCCAGAGAGGAATCACTTTCACCGCTGTGCTGGTTGATCTACTGTTCCAAGAAAAACGCGATCTCTTGTTGGAATTACACAAGCTCATCATGAAGGATCTGGGGAAGGGTATCATACAACCGCTACCTACTACCGTCTTCCAGGCTCATGAGATCGAGCAAGCATTCCGTTATCTTGCGACGGCCAAGCATATTGGAAAGGTTGTCCTGAAGATTCGGGATAACGAAGATGATCTTGCATCTGTTCCGATATCTTACCTCCCGCGAGTCTATTGTAATCCCGAGCAAAGCTTCGTCATTGCTGGTGGTCTTGGTGGGTTCGGACTTGAGCTAGCCGATTGGCTTATCATTCGAGGCTGTCGTAAGCTTCTTCTTAGCTCCAGTAGAGGAATTACCAAACCCTACCAGCAGTACCGTATCAA CACATGGCGTACGTATGGAGTTCAAGTGACCATCTCCACTGAGGACATTTCTACCTACGACGGCTGTCGTCGTCTTCTTCAACAAGCTATCCAAATGGGACCCATCGCTGGTATCTTCAATCTGGCCGTACAACTACGGGATGCCATCATCGAAAACCAGTCCGTGGATAAGTTTGCCGAGTGTTTGGCCCCTAAAGCCATCGCTACACATCATCTCGACGCTCTCAGCCGTGAGCTCTGCCCTATGCTGAAGCATTTCGTCGTCTTCTCCAGCGTCTCGTGTGGTCGTGGAAATGCTGGCCAATCCAACTACGGCATGGCCAACTCCATCATGGAGCGAATCATTGAGCATCGAGTCGCTCATGGGCTGCCCGGAAAGGCCATCCAGTGGGGAGCCATCGGTGAGGTCGGTATCGTGGCTGACATGCAGGAAGACAAGATCGACATGGAGATCGGTGGAACGCTGCAGCAGCGCCTATCCTCCTGCATTCAGGTGCTGGATCAGCTGCTGACTACCTCCGAGCCCATTGTGGCCAGCATGGTCGTGGCTGAGAAGCGTAGCTCTAGCGGTGGTGCTAAAAACATCGTCGAGGCCGTCATGAACATCATGAACATTCGCGACATGAAGTCGGTCTCGGTTGAGAGCACGCTTGCTGACATCGGTATGGACTCGCTGATGGCCGTCGAAATCAGACAAGTTCTTGAGCGTGATTTCGACATCATCTTGACGCCTCAGGATCTCCGCACACTCACCTTCTccaagctgcagaagctggcCGATGCAAAGACCGAGAGCGAGACTGCTGAGGCCACTACTCAACAGCTGCAGCTTCAAGACCTGCTAGCCAGCTTCGGTGATGAGACCGCCAGTCATCACACTGTCTTGCGATTGCCCTCCAAGTGTAACGATCTCGAGTACGATCGTCCAGTGCTGATCATACCGGGTATTGAAAGCGTTTCCAGTCCAGCCTGGACGAAGATCGCCTCCGAGATCAATGCTCCCACCTTCGTGCTGCAGACCTTTGCCAAGGGATCCGACGAACAGACTATTCCCGGTATTGTCGACAGCGTATTCGACGAGATGTTTGAGACGGTATTTGCCAAGGCGGAACAGTTCTTGGTCATTGGATATTCATTCGGCGCACTGTTGGCGCTCGAGGTCGTGAAGCGTCTGGAGGCACGATCACTTCGCGGAAAGCTGATGCTCATCGATGGCTCACCGCTTTACCTTCAGCGCTTCGCTAGCCATCATTTATCGGGCTTTGACGATGAACACCTGCAAATGGCCATCCTCACGCTGGTGCTTCGCTTTTCATTGCCTTCTGTGTCGAACGAAATTCTAAGCAGCATTATGGGTGAAGCCACGTACGAGAATCGTGTCACCAAAATGCTGGACATCGGCCGAGAATCGAACCCGTTCTCGGAAGAATACACGCGCAAGATGATGCGAGTGCTGTTGTTCCGACTGAAAGCGGCCATGAACATGAGCACGGAGGTGAAGGAGAAACTAGCATCTCCCCTGGTGCTCGTACGCTCCGGAACAATTGGTGACATCGAGGAAGACTACGGGCTGACCGAGTTTACCAGCTCGTCTATGATTGTGAAGATCATCGACGGTACGCATCAGACCATGCTCGCAAACATGGAGCTGCTTGAAATTATCAATAAGGACACTCTGTGA